One genomic window of Melanotaenia boesemani isolate fMelBoe1 chromosome 20, fMelBoe1.pri, whole genome shotgun sequence includes the following:
- the LOC121631128 gene encoding probable N-acetyltransferase CML1: MANIHIRKYQDDDADSVKEVFICGMSEHVPSSFTHMLKQPLTQMVLMCTFCALMTSSKSFLLPILAVTFLLAGARQTVVYLFNRYIDTSFKKDLNSISQTYLQSKDSCFWVAEGDGRVVGTVACLPANPETAPGCLQLKRMSVRRSHRRMGIAKALCRTVADFTRDRGYAAVVLHTSVVQTDAQKLYEHMGYKKIREFVAPELSAKIMNFTLFEYRLDLQRDGEKD, translated from the coding sequence ATGGCCAACATTCACATCAGGAAGTACCAAGATGATGATGCTGACAGCGTGAAGGAAGTCTTCATCTGTGGGATGAGTGAGCATGTGCCTTCGTCTTTTACTCATATGCTAAAACAGCCTCTGACCCAAATGGTGCTCATGTGCACATTCTGTGCTTTGATGACCAGCTCTAAGTCATTCCTGCTGCCCATCCTGGCAGTCACCTTCCTCCTGGCTGGAGCCAGGCAAACGGTTGTCTACTTGTTCAACAGATACATAGACACCTCCTTCAAAAAGGACCTAAACAGCATCAGTCAAACCTACCTGCAGAGCAAAGACTCGTGTTTTTGGGTAGCAGAAGGAGATGGCCGGGTGGTCGGAACAGTGGCTTGTCTTCCTGCGAATCCTGAGACTGCACCTGGATGCTTGCAGCTAAAACGTATGTCGGTGCGGCGCAGTCACCGCAGGATGGGCATCGCCAAAGCTCTGTGTCGAACAGTTGCAGATTTTACACGTGACCGAGGTTATGCTGCTGTTGTCCTCCATACCTCTGTGGTGCAGACTGATGCTCAGAAACTGTACGAGCATATGGGCTACAAGAAGATAAGAGAGTTTGTTGCTCCAGAGCTCAGTGCCAAAATCATGAACTTCACGCTGTTTGAGTACAGACTTGATTTGCAGCGAGATGGAGAAAAAGACTGA
- the LOC121631132 gene encoding probable N-acetyltransferase CML1, translating into MANIQIRKFQDEDAESVKEIFTFGMNEHLPSSFMHILKQPLTQMLLMCTFCALMASSKSFLLPILAVTLLVAGARQMIVHMFSSYIDISLKNDLNNISEAYLKNVNSCFWVAESDGQVVGTVACLPAETTPECLELKRMAVQRSHRGMGIAKALCRTVADFTRDRGYAAVILYTSMVATDAQKLYEHMGYKRIREFVLPEFFAKIINFTLFEYRLDLQQDGEKD; encoded by the coding sequence ATGGCCAACATTCAGATCAGAAAGTTCCAGGATGAGGATGCTGAGAGTGTGAAGGAAATCTTCACATTTGGAATGAATGAACACTTGCCTTCGTCCTTCATGCACATCCTGAAACAGCCGCTGACCCAGATGCTGCTCATGTGCACGTTCTGCGCTCTGATGGCCAGCTCCAAGTCCTTCCTGCTACCCATCTTGGCAGTCACCCTCCTCGTGGCTGGAGCCCGGCAGATGATTGTCCACATGTTCAGCAGTTACATAGACATCTCGTTGAAGAATGACCTCAACAACATCAGCGAAGCCTACCTGAAGAATGTGAACTCATGTTTTTGGGTGGCGGAAAGCGATGGTCAGGTGGTTGGCACGGTGGCTTGTCTTCCTGCTGAGACTACACCTGAGTGTCTGGAGCTGAAACGCATGGCGGTGCAGCGCAGTCACCGCGGGATGGGCATCGCCAAGGCTCTCTGTCGGACAGTAGCAGATTTTACTCGTGACCGAGGTTATGCTGCTGTCATCCTCTACACCTCAATGGTTGCAACAGATGCTCAGAAACTGTACGAGCACATGGGCTACAAGAGAATAAGAGAGTTTGTTTTACCAGAGTTTTTTGCCAAAATCATCAACTTCACGCTGTTTGAGTACAGACTTGATTTGCAGCAAGATGGAGAAAAAGACTGA
- the nat8 gene encoding probable N-acetyltransferase CML1 → MANIQIRKFQDEDAESVKEIFTFGMNEHLPSSFMHILKQPLTQMLLMCTFCALMASSKSFLLPILAVTLLLAGARQMIVHMFSSYIDTSLKNDLNNINEAYLKNLNSCFWVAESDGQVVGMVACLPAETTPECLELKRMSVRRSHRGMGIAKALCRTVADFTLDRGYAAVVLYTSVVQTDAQKLYEHMGYKKIREFAVPELIAKITNFTLFEYRLDLQQDGEKD, encoded by the coding sequence ATGGCCAACATTCAGATCAGAAAGTTCCAGGATGAGGATGCTGAGAGTGTGAAGGAAATCTTCACATTTGGAATGAATGAACACTTGCCTTCGTCCTTCATGCACATCCTCAAACAGCCGCTGACCCAGATGCTGCTCATGTGCACGTTCTGCGCTCTGATGGCCAGCTCCAAGTCCTTCCTGCTACCCATCTTGGCAGTCACCCTCCTCCTGGCCGGAGCCCGGCAGATGATTGTCCACATGTTCAGCAGTTACATAGACACCTCGTTGAAGAATGACCTCAACAACATCAACGAAGCCTACCTGAAGAACTTGAACTCATGTTTTTGGGTGGCGGAAAGCGATGGTCAGGTGGTCGGCATGGTGGCTTGTCTTCCTGCTGAGACTACACCTGAGTGTCTGGAGCTGAAACGCATGTCGGTGCGGCGCAGTCACCGCGGGATGGGCATCGCCAAGGCTCTCTGTCGGACAGTAGCAGATTTTACTCTTGACCGAGGTTATGCTGCTGTTGTCCTTTATACCTCTGTGGTGCAGACTGATGCTCAGAAACTGTACGAGCATATGGGCTACAAGAAGATAAGAGAGTTTGCTGTTCCTGAGCTCATTGCCAAAATCACCAACTTCACGCTGTTTGAGTACAGACTTGATTTGCAGCAAGATGGAGAAAAAGACTGA
- the slc39a8 gene encoding metal cation symporter ZIP8, whose translation MLNLRWVSACVLAFICASQSVKVSNQDGQTFLEDILHYFGENNSITTVHLQDLLLLISSRRSNLISEENPLENKECPSAEQILFHYELSNVTELTVGHLGRICPAVLTQVLLPSCPYTTPLNLPPLDYSVWGYGFLAVTIINLASLLGLLLISFTKKSYFPKVLTYFIGLAIGTLFSNAVLQLIPEALGFDPKADNYVANAVGIFGGFYLLFFVEKILKISLRMDHEHGHSHFTPADPPQENTLQNGDIQEIKDSIVLTNISTVAADKSNPNSEPTQTNMTLSQDAQVSGVMCHWLRGKHITSIRTVAWMITLSDALHNFIDGLAIGASFTVSVMTGFSTSTAIVCEEFPHELGDFVILLNAGMSVPQAIFFNLLSAMSCYFGLVFGILLGSNFAPNVIFAIAGGMFLYIALADMFPEMDSIAREQRQTSSKIIFFLIQNAGLLTGFTIILLITMFAGDINLG comes from the exons ATGCTTAACCTAAGATGGGTTTCTGCGTGCGTTTTGGCTTTCATCTGTGCGTCCCAGAGTGTTAAAGTTAGTAATCAGGATGGACAGACTTTTTTGGAGGATATTTTACACTATTTTGGTGAGAATAATTCAATTACCACAGTGCATTTGCAAGATTTACTGCTTTTAATCTCATCCAGAAGGTCGAATTTAATAAGTGAAGAAAATCCACTGGAAAACAAAGAG TGtccctctgcagagcagatttTGTTCCACTATGAGTTGAGTAATGTCACTGAGCTGACCGTGGGACATCTGGGGAGGATCTGCCCCGCTGTGTTGACCCAGGTTTTGCTGCCCTCCTGCCCCTACACCACCCCCTTGAATCTGCCGCCTCTCGACTACTCTG TGTGGGGTTATGGCTTTCTGGCTGTTACTATCATCAATCTGGCGTCTCTGCTTGGGCTCCTGCTGATCTCCTTCACCAAGAAGTCTTACTTCCCCAAAGTGCTGACCTACTTCATTGGCCTGGCCATCGGGACGCTCTTCTCCAACGCTGTACTGCAGCTCATACCAGAG GCCCTGGGGTTTGATCCCAAAGCTGATAACTATGTGGCGAATGCAGTTGGGATATTTGGAGGATTTTACCTGCTATTCTTTGTGGAAAAGATACTGAAGATATCTCTCCGCATGGACCACGAG CATGGCCACAGCCACTTCACTCCTGCAGATCCACCTCAAGAAAACACTCTCCAAAATGGAGACATACAAGAAATAAAGGACTCCATAGTTTTGACAAACATCTCCACTGTCGCTGCTGATAAGAGCAACCCAAACTCTGAGCCCACACAGACAAATATGACCCTGTCTCAG GATGCCCAGGTGTCCGGAGTTATGTGCCACTGGCTGCGTGGGAAACACATCACCAGCATCAGGACGGTGGCATGGATGATAACTCTGAGCGACGCCCTGCACAACTTCATCGATGGTTTGGCCATCGGTGCTTCGTTCACTGTGTCCGTAATGACGGGGTTCAGTACGTCGACTGCCATTGTGTGTGAGGAGTTTCCCCATGAGCTGG GTGACTTTGTTATCCTGCTGAATGCTGGAATGAGCGTTCCCCAAGCCATCTTCTTCAACCTGCTGTCAGCAATGTCATGTTACTTCGGCCTTGTGTTCGGCATCCTGCTTGGAAGCAACTTTGCCCCCAACGTAATCTTTGCCATCGCAGGAGGAATGTTTCTGTACATTGCGCTGGCAGACATG TTTCCAGAAATGGACAGCATAGCACGGGAACAAAGACAAACTTCcagcaagatcatcttctttctgatccagaatgcagGTTTGCTCACCGGgttcaccatcatcctcctcatcaccATGTTTGCAGGGGACATTAACCTGGGCTAG